From Serinus canaria isolate serCan28SL12 unplaced genomic scaffold, serCan2020 HiC_scaffold_238, whole genome shotgun sequence, a single genomic window includes:
- the AGFG2 gene encoding arf-GAP domain and FG repeat-containing protein 2 isoform X2 → MAAGSGGGTGPGAGPGGGPGARRGSAGRDAEAEVWCRRVRELVSSVPANRLCFECGQRGVTYVDISVGSLVCTGCSGALRGLNPPHRVKSISMTTFSEAEVLFLQAHGNEACRRVWLGTFDPRTSLLPDSHDPQKVKEFLQEKYEKKRCLAQLPEKPAPTSWLTSGGTPSPAQPPPPPSLPSLVSSRGTGVFGGPGDPRVTPAPSPAPARSAFPSFNAFGASPGAATFGGAVPPFHIPPSTIGGVAAQGVATPVPPTGGGASVSPFGTLRDPPALPHGGYTNPFMAPVAPRPSTNPFESNGPGAVFTSPPVPGGFPSPFQADGLPFSGFSVAKASTNPFVTVPAPAAPFGIRHRATNPFL, encoded by the exons ATGGCggccggcagcggcggcggcaccgggccgggagcggggcccggCGGAGGCCCCGGGGCCCGCAGGGGCAGCGCGGGCCGGGACGCGGAGGCCGAGGTTTGGTGCCGGCGGGTTCGGGAGCTGGTGAGCTCGGTTCCCGCCAACCGGCTCTGCTTCGAATGCGGCCAGCGCGGCGTGACCTACGTGGACATCAGCGTGGGCAGCCTCGTGTGCACCGGCTGCTCGGGGGCGCT GCGGGGACTGAACCCCCCTCACCGCGTCAAGTCCATCTCCATGACGACGTTCAGCGAGGCCGAGGTGCTGTTCCTGCAGGCGCACGGCAATGAG GCCTGCAGGAGGGTCTGGCTGGGCACCTTCGACCCCCGGACGTCGCTGCTCCCCGACTCCCACGACCCCCAGAAGGTGAAGGAGTTCCTGCAGGAGAAATACGAGAAGAAGCGATG CCTCGCCCAGCTGCCCGAAAAGCCAGCACCGACCTCCTGGCTGACATCGGGGGGGACCCCTTCGCCAGCCCAGCCCCCGCCCCCGCCTTCGCTGCCTTCCCTGGTGAGCTCGAGGGGCACGGGGGTCTTTGGGGGGCCTGGTGACCCCCGAGTGAcgccagccccctccccagccccagcccgctCTGCCTTCCCCAGTTTCAATGCCTTtggagccagccctggagcagccacgTTTGGCGGAGCTGTGCCCCCCTTCCACATCCCCCCCAGCACCATAG GAGGTGTGGCTGCCCAGGGCGTGGCCACCCCCGTTCCGCCCACAGGGGGAGGAGCTTCTGTCAG ccccttcgGGACCCTCCGAGACCCCCCAGCGCTGCCCCACGGAG GATACACCAACCCCTTCATGGCCCCCGTGGCCCCCAGACCCTCCACCAACCCCTTCGAGAGCAACGGCCCCG GTGCTGTTTTCACCTCACCCCCTGTTCCTGGGGgcttccccagccccttccaggcCGATG GGTTGCCTTTCTCTGGGTTCAGCGTTGCCAAAGCTTCCACCAACCCCTTCGTG acCGTCCCGGCCCCGGCGGCGCCGTTCGGGATCAGGCACCGGGCCACCAACCCCTTCCTATGA
- the AGFG2 gene encoding arf-GAP domain and FG repeat-containing protein 2 isoform X3, with protein sequence MAAGSGGGTGPGAGPGGGPGARRGSAGRDAEAEVWCRRVRELVSSVPANRLCFECGQRGVTYVDISVGSLVCTGCSGALRGLNPPHRVKSISMTTFSEAEVLFLQAHGNEACRRVWLGTFDPRTSLLPDSHDPQKVKEFLQEKYEKKRCLAQLPEKPAPTSWLTSGGTPSPAQPPPPPSLPSLAVFGGSRNFGNPPWLLSCTCRRCGCPGRGHPRSAHRGRSFCQPLRDPPRPPSAAPRRIHQPLHGPRGPQTLHQPLREQRPRCCFHLTPCSWGLPQPLPGRWVAFLWVQRCQSFHQPLRDRPGPGGAVRDQAPGHQPLPMTAAASGDPGRAPPLRRDQVLFFVPRDLSRYLIYIR encoded by the exons ATGGCggccggcagcggcggcggcaccgggccgggagcggggcccggCGGAGGCCCCGGGGCCCGCAGGGGCAGCGCGGGCCGGGACGCGGAGGCCGAGGTTTGGTGCCGGCGGGTTCGGGAGCTGGTGAGCTCGGTTCCCGCCAACCGGCTCTGCTTCGAATGCGGCCAGCGCGGCGTGACCTACGTGGACATCAGCGTGGGCAGCCTCGTGTGCACCGGCTGCTCGGGGGCGCT GCGGGGACTGAACCCCCCTCACCGCGTCAAGTCCATCTCCATGACGACGTTCAGCGAGGCCGAGGTGCTGTTCCTGCAGGCGCACGGCAATGAG GCCTGCAGGAGGGTCTGGCTGGGCACCTTCGACCCCCGGACGTCGCTGCTCCCCGACTCCCACGACCCCCAGAAGGTGAAGGAGTTCCTGCAGGAGAAATACGAGAAGAAGCGATG CCTCGCCCAGCTGCCCGAAAAGCCAGCACCGACCTCCTGGCTGACATCGGGGGGGACCCCTTCGCCAGCCCAGCCCCCGCCCCCGCCTTCGCTGCCTTCCCTG GCAGTTTTTGGGGGCTCCAGGAATTTTGGGAACCCCCCATGGCTCCTCTCTTGCACCTGCAGGAGGTGTGGCTGCCCAGGGCGTGGCCACCCCCGTTCCGCCCACAGGGGGAGGAGCTTCTGTCAG ccccttcgGGACCCTCCGAGACCCCCCAGCGCTGCCCCACGGAG GATACACCAACCCCTTCATGGCCCCCGTGGCCCCCAGACCCTCCACCAACCCCTTCGAGAGCAACGGCCCCG GTGCTGTTTTCACCTCACCCCCTGTTCCTGGGGgcttccccagccccttccaggcCGATG GGTTGCCTTTCTCTGGGTTCAGCGTTGCCAAAGCTTCCACCAACCCCTTCGTG acCGTCCCGGCCCCGGCGGCGCCGTTCGGGATCAGGCACCGGGCCACCAACCCCTTCCTATGACCGCAGCTGCTTCGGGGGATCCCGGCCGCGCACCGCCCCTCCGCCGGGaccaggttttattttttgttccgAGAGATTTATCGCGATATCTAATATATATTCGATAG
- the AGFG2 gene encoding arf-GAP domain and FG repeat-containing protein 2 isoform X5: MAAGSGGGTGPGAGPGGGPGARRGSAGRDAEAEVWCRRVRELVSSVPANRLCFECGQRGVTYVDISVGSLVCTGCSGALRGLNPPHRVKSISMTTFSEAEVLFLQAHGNEACRRVWLGTFDPRTSLLPDSHDPQKVKEFLQEKYEKKRWYVAPEQAKERVNPPQSTAAEPRPPQPLPGDTGTRPQPRPAARKASTDLLADIGGDPFASPAPAPAFAAFPGGVAAQGVATPVPPTGGGASVSPFGTLRDPPALPHGGYTNPFMAPVAPRPSTNPFESNGPGAVFTSPPVPGGFPSPFQADGLPFSGFSVAKASTNPFVTVPAPAAPFGIRHRATNPFL, encoded by the exons ATGGCggccggcagcggcggcggcaccgggccgggagcggggcccggCGGAGGCCCCGGGGCCCGCAGGGGCAGCGCGGGCCGGGACGCGGAGGCCGAGGTTTGGTGCCGGCGGGTTCGGGAGCTGGTGAGCTCGGTTCCCGCCAACCGGCTCTGCTTCGAATGCGGCCAGCGCGGCGTGACCTACGTGGACATCAGCGTGGGCAGCCTCGTGTGCACCGGCTGCTCGGGGGCGCT GCGGGGACTGAACCCCCCTCACCGCGTCAAGTCCATCTCCATGACGACGTTCAGCGAGGCCGAGGTGCTGTTCCTGCAGGCGCACGGCAATGAG GCCTGCAGGAGGGTCTGGCTGGGCACCTTCGACCCCCGGACGTCGCTGCTCCCCGACTCCCACGACCCCCAGAAGGTGAAGGAGTTCCTGCAGGAGAAATACGAGAAGAAGCGATG GTACGTGGCACCAGAACAAGCGAAAGAGCGAGTGAACCCcccccagagcactgcagcagagccccggcccccccagcccctccccggggacacggggacacggcCACAG CCTCGCCCAGCTGCCCGAAAAGCCAGCACCGACCTCCTGGCTGACATCGGGGGGGACCCCTTCGCCAGCCCAGCCCCCGCCCCCGCCTTCGCTGCCTTCCCTG GAGGTGTGGCTGCCCAGGGCGTGGCCACCCCCGTTCCGCCCACAGGGGGAGGAGCTTCTGTCAG ccccttcgGGACCCTCCGAGACCCCCCAGCGCTGCCCCACGGAG GATACACCAACCCCTTCATGGCCCCCGTGGCCCCCAGACCCTCCACCAACCCCTTCGAGAGCAACGGCCCCG GTGCTGTTTTCACCTCACCCCCTGTTCCTGGGGgcttccccagccccttccaggcCGATG GGTTGCCTTTCTCTGGGTTCAGCGTTGCCAAAGCTTCCACCAACCCCTTCGTG acCGTCCCGGCCCCGGCGGCGCCGTTCGGGATCAGGCACCGGGCCACCAACCCCTTCCTATGA
- the AGFG2 gene encoding arf-GAP domain and FG repeat-containing protein 2 isoform X6: MAAGSGGGTGPGAGPGGGPGARRGSAGRDAEAEVWCRRVRELVSSVPANRLCFECGQRGVTYVDISVGSLVCTGCSGALRGLNPPHRVKSISMTTFSEAEVLFLQAHGNEACRRVWLGTFDPRTSLLPDSHDPQKVKEFLQEKYEKKRCLAQLPEKPAPTSWLTSGGTPSPAQPPPPPSLPSLPLRDPPRPPSAAPRRIHQPLHGPRGPQTLHQPLREQRPRCCFHLTPCSWGLPQPLPGRWVAFLWVQRCQSFHQPLRDRPGPGGAVRDQAPGHQPLPMTAAASGDPGRAPPLRRDQVLFFVPRDLSRYLIYIR; this comes from the exons ATGGCggccggcagcggcggcggcaccgggccgggagcggggcccggCGGAGGCCCCGGGGCCCGCAGGGGCAGCGCGGGCCGGGACGCGGAGGCCGAGGTTTGGTGCCGGCGGGTTCGGGAGCTGGTGAGCTCGGTTCCCGCCAACCGGCTCTGCTTCGAATGCGGCCAGCGCGGCGTGACCTACGTGGACATCAGCGTGGGCAGCCTCGTGTGCACCGGCTGCTCGGGGGCGCT GCGGGGACTGAACCCCCCTCACCGCGTCAAGTCCATCTCCATGACGACGTTCAGCGAGGCCGAGGTGCTGTTCCTGCAGGCGCACGGCAATGAG GCCTGCAGGAGGGTCTGGCTGGGCACCTTCGACCCCCGGACGTCGCTGCTCCCCGACTCCCACGACCCCCAGAAGGTGAAGGAGTTCCTGCAGGAGAAATACGAGAAGAAGCGATG CCTCGCCCAGCTGCCCGAAAAGCCAGCACCGACCTCCTGGCTGACATCGGGGGGGACCCCTTCGCCAGCCCAGCCCCCGCCCCCGCCTTCGCTGCCTTCCCTG ccccttcgGGACCCTCCGAGACCCCCCAGCGCTGCCCCACGGAG GATACACCAACCCCTTCATGGCCCCCGTGGCCCCCAGACCCTCCACCAACCCCTTCGAGAGCAACGGCCCCG GTGCTGTTTTCACCTCACCCCCTGTTCCTGGGGgcttccccagccccttccaggcCGATG GGTTGCCTTTCTCTGGGTTCAGCGTTGCCAAAGCTTCCACCAACCCCTTCGTG acCGTCCCGGCCCCGGCGGCGCCGTTCGGGATCAGGCACCGGGCCACCAACCCCTTCCTATGACCGCAGCTGCTTCGGGGGATCCCGGCCGCGCACCGCCCCTCCGCCGGGaccaggttttattttttgttccgAGAGATTTATCGCGATATCTAATATATATTCGATAG
- the AGFG2 gene encoding arf-GAP domain and FG repeat-containing protein 2 isoform X1, translated as MAAGSGGGTGPGAGPGGGPGARRGSAGRDAEAEVWCRRVRELVSSVPANRLCFECGQRGVTYVDISVGSLVCTGCSGALRGLNPPHRVKSISMTTFSEAEVLFLQAHGNEACRRVWLGTFDPRTSLLPDSHDPQKVKEFLQEKYEKKRWYVAPEQAKERVNPPQSTAAEPRPPQPLPGDTGTRPQPRPAARKASTDLLADIGGDPFASPAPAPAFAAFPAPARSAFPSFNAFGASPGAATFGGAVPPFHIPPSTIGGVAAQGVATPVPPTGGGASVSPFGTLRDPPALPHGGYTNPFMAPVAPRPSTNPFESNGPGAVFTSPPVPGGFPSPFQADGLPFSGFSVAKASTNPFVTVPAPAAPFGIRHRATNPFL; from the exons ATGGCggccggcagcggcggcggcaccgggccgggagcggggcccggCGGAGGCCCCGGGGCCCGCAGGGGCAGCGCGGGCCGGGACGCGGAGGCCGAGGTTTGGTGCCGGCGGGTTCGGGAGCTGGTGAGCTCGGTTCCCGCCAACCGGCTCTGCTTCGAATGCGGCCAGCGCGGCGTGACCTACGTGGACATCAGCGTGGGCAGCCTCGTGTGCACCGGCTGCTCGGGGGCGCT GCGGGGACTGAACCCCCCTCACCGCGTCAAGTCCATCTCCATGACGACGTTCAGCGAGGCCGAGGTGCTGTTCCTGCAGGCGCACGGCAATGAG GCCTGCAGGAGGGTCTGGCTGGGCACCTTCGACCCCCGGACGTCGCTGCTCCCCGACTCCCACGACCCCCAGAAGGTGAAGGAGTTCCTGCAGGAGAAATACGAGAAGAAGCGATG GTACGTGGCACCAGAACAAGCGAAAGAGCGAGTGAACCCcccccagagcactgcagcagagccccggcccccccagcccctccccggggacacggggacacggcCACAG CCTCGCCCAGCTGCCCGAAAAGCCAGCACCGACCTCCTGGCTGACATCGGGGGGGACCCCTTCGCCAGCCCAGCCCCCGCCCCCGCCTTCGCTGCCTTCCCTG ccccagcccgctCTGCCTTCCCCAGTTTCAATGCCTTtggagccagccctggagcagccacgTTTGGCGGAGCTGTGCCCCCCTTCCACATCCCCCCCAGCACCATAG GAGGTGTGGCTGCCCAGGGCGTGGCCACCCCCGTTCCGCCCACAGGGGGAGGAGCTTCTGTCAG ccccttcgGGACCCTCCGAGACCCCCCAGCGCTGCCCCACGGAG GATACACCAACCCCTTCATGGCCCCCGTGGCCCCCAGACCCTCCACCAACCCCTTCGAGAGCAACGGCCCCG GTGCTGTTTTCACCTCACCCCCTGTTCCTGGGGgcttccccagccccttccaggcCGATG GGTTGCCTTTCTCTGGGTTCAGCGTTGCCAAAGCTTCCACCAACCCCTTCGTG acCGTCCCGGCCCCGGCGGCGCCGTTCGGGATCAGGCACCGGGCCACCAACCCCTTCCTATGA
- the AGFG2 gene encoding arf-GAP domain and FG repeat-containing protein 2 isoform X4: MAAGSGGGTGPGAGPGGGPGARRGSAGRDAEAEVWCRRVRELVSSVPANRLCFECGQRGVTYVDISVGSLVCTGCSGALRGLNPPHRVKSISMTTFSEAEVLFLQAHGNEACRRVWLGTFDPRTSLLPDSHDPQKVKEFLQEKYEKKRWYVAPEQAKERVNPPQSTAAEPRPPQPLPGDTGTRPQPRPAARKASTDLLADIGGDPFASPAPAPAFAAFPGSFWGLQEFWEPPMAPLLHLQEVWLPRAWPPPFRPQGEELLSAPSGPSETPQRCPTEDTPTPSWPPWPPDPPPTPSRATAPVLFSPHPLFLGASPAPSRPMGCLSLGSALPKLPPTPS; the protein is encoded by the exons ATGGCggccggcagcggcggcggcaccgggccgggagcggggcccggCGGAGGCCCCGGGGCCCGCAGGGGCAGCGCGGGCCGGGACGCGGAGGCCGAGGTTTGGTGCCGGCGGGTTCGGGAGCTGGTGAGCTCGGTTCCCGCCAACCGGCTCTGCTTCGAATGCGGCCAGCGCGGCGTGACCTACGTGGACATCAGCGTGGGCAGCCTCGTGTGCACCGGCTGCTCGGGGGCGCT GCGGGGACTGAACCCCCCTCACCGCGTCAAGTCCATCTCCATGACGACGTTCAGCGAGGCCGAGGTGCTGTTCCTGCAGGCGCACGGCAATGAG GCCTGCAGGAGGGTCTGGCTGGGCACCTTCGACCCCCGGACGTCGCTGCTCCCCGACTCCCACGACCCCCAGAAGGTGAAGGAGTTCCTGCAGGAGAAATACGAGAAGAAGCGATG GTACGTGGCACCAGAACAAGCGAAAGAGCGAGTGAACCCcccccagagcactgcagcagagccccggcccccccagcccctccccggggacacggggacacggcCACAG CCTCGCCCAGCTGCCCGAAAAGCCAGCACCGACCTCCTGGCTGACATCGGGGGGGACCCCTTCGCCAGCCCAGCCCCCGCCCCCGCCTTCGCTGCCTTCCCTG GCAGTTTTTGGGGGCTCCAGGAATTTTGGGAACCCCCCATGGCTCCTCTCTTGCACCTGCAGGAGGTGTGGCTGCCCAGGGCGTGGCCACCCCCGTTCCGCCCACAGGGGGAGGAGCTTCTGTCAG ccccttcgGGACCCTCCGAGACCCCCCAGCGCTGCCCCACGGAG GATACACCAACCCCTTCATGGCCCCCGTGGCCCCCAGACCCTCCACCAACCCCTTCGAGAGCAACGGCCCCG GTGCTGTTTTCACCTCACCCCCTGTTCCTGGGGgcttccccagccccttccaggcCGATG GGTTGCCTTTCTCTGGGTTCAGCGTTGCCAAAGCTTCCACCAACCCCTTCGTG a